The following nucleotide sequence is from Streptomyces sp. HUAS CB01.
CACCGTGTTGGCCACGTGCTCGAACGCGTCCGCGGCCTCCTCGAGCACGTCGACGATCTGCTTGAGCTTGAGCACCTCGATGGCGTCGTACTTGCCGTTGAAGAGATGCGCGAGGAGCTTGCGGTGGATCTGGTCCGCCTGGTTCTCCAGACGGTTCACCTCGATCCAGTACTCGGTGAGGTTGTCCATCGTCCGCAGGTGCGGCATGGCCTCCGCCGTCAGCTCCGCGGCCCGCGCCAGCACCTCGATCTGCTGCTCGACACCCTTCGGCAGCTCCTCGATGTTGTAGAGGACGACCAGATCGACGGCCTCCTCCATGAAGTCCATGATGTCGTCCAGCGACGACGCGAGGGAGTAGATGTCCTCGCGGTCGAAGGGCGTGATGAACGAGGAGTTCAGCTGATGGAAGATCGCATGGGTGGCGTCGTCCCCGGCGTGCTCCGCTGCGCGCATCCGTTCCGCGATCTCGGCCCGGGCGGGACCGTCCGCTCCGAGCAGTTCCATCAGGAGCTTCGAGCCCGTGACGATGTTGTCCGCGGACGCGGCGAACATGTCGTAGAAGCTCGTCTCCCTGGGGGTCAGACGAAATCGCACGTGGGGTCCTCGGGGTGCTGGGTTTCGGTCAGGCTGATGCTAGGCGCATCATCCGGCCACGGCTAACCGGCGTCCCCTCAGTGTCGCCCATCGAGAAGAGAGACCAGCACGGGGCCCTGCCCGAACCATCAGGGATCGGTACCATATACCCACGAGGGGTATACCGGACAGGTCTGCGGGAGGACCGATGACGACCACGGACACGGCCGGCGGACTTCCGGTCACGGCCCATGAGGAACCCGGCCACGACCAGGGCGTCCACGGCTACCACAAGCAGAAGGACGAGCACCTCAAGCGGCTCCGCCGGATCGAGGGCCAGATCCGCGGGCTGCAGCGCATGGTCGACGAGGACACGTACTGCATCGACATACTCACGCAGGTCTCCGCTTCCACGAAGGCGCTGCAGTCCTTCGCACTGCAGCTGCTGGAAGAGCATTTGCGCCACTGCGTCGCCGACGCCGCGCTGAAGGGCGGCGACGAGATCGACACCAAGGTCGAGGAGGCGACGAAGGCGATCGCCCGCTTGCTCCGGACCTGACCCCCGCCCGTCCGAGGGCCGGCCGTCGCGATCGAGCCGGCCGGCCTCACGCGTCGTCGGTCGTGGTCACGCGGACGTTCAGCACCTCGTCGATACGGTCGGGGCTGAGCCGCTCCTCGTCCGCGGCCGATGCCGCGATCATCAACTCACCGCACAACTCGATCTCGGCGAGGGCGACGTGGTCCTGGACGGTCGGCGTACTGGCGGGAGCCACGTGCATTCACCTCTTCCGGCCGGTGTCGGCTTCCTAGCGTAGGGAGCGGGATACACGCCGCGCATGGCACGTCCGGACCATTTACCGACCCCCCGGTGCCTACATCCGGACGCGCCCGGCGTAGATGTCGCCCCGGTCCGGCAGCCGCACCACGACGGGGGCGCCGAACTCGTACAGCAGCGTGGTGGACGCGACGGCGACCGTTCTGCCCTGGTTCGCGAAGCTGAACTGATGGCGCACCTTGCGCAGCCTGCCCTCGGAGTCGAGGTAGGCGTCGAACACCACGGCGTCCTCGGCGAACCCCCTCGCCGCGGCGGCGAGCGCCCCGCGGGCGTGCGGGGACGCGGCCCGCGCGGCGTGCCCGATGTCCGTGGTGCCGCGGTAGTGGGTGACCCGCACCCCCGCCAGCTCCTCGTGGCCGACGATCGTCGCGCTCCGCGCCCCGCGCAGCAGTTCCGCGGCGGCGGCGGGATCCGTCGCCCCTCCGGTGACCAGATTGCCGTCAGACAGCGTCGAGGTGTCCACCCTGACCCATTTGTCCGATGGCACTCCGGCACCGCGGTCCTTCATGTACAGAGCACCGGGCGCGAGCAGTTCGGTGATCGGCTGATGACCGCTGGAGCCGGCCGGGTCCTTGGGGAGGACCACCCGCAGCCGGCCCATGGCGCGCCGGAAGTCGTACCCGCCCTCGCCGCGGATGGTGACCCGCGTCCCGCCGGCGGCCGTCTCCATGGCGGTACGGGCCTTCGCCGTACCGGCCTCGGCCAGCACGTCGGCGGCCTTCCGCACAGTGAGGAGGGGATCCGCACCGGCGCGGGCGTCGGCGACCGCGTCCCCGCCGCCGGAGCATCCCGCGGTACCGGTCACACCCATCACGGCGGCTGCGGCACATGCGCCGCGCCTGAGCCAGTGCTGCTGCACCACCATCGCCTGTCAACCCCCAACACGCTCGCCGCTGCCCCGCATAACGACCGGTACCGTGGAAGGGTGCGCACGTCCGCCCACCACACCACGACCGTCGATCGGGGTTCCTTCGCGCTGGCCCGCTGTTCCTGCGGCTGGACGGGCCCCGCCCGCCGCTCCAGGGAACGCGCCCGCACCGACGCGAGGGCGCACGAGACGACGGAGCCCGCCGAGGCCTGAGAGAAGGCACTCGCGCCCGGCGTCCACGACCGCTCGGGCGCCGGAGGCGATCGGGCGGGGGACGGCCGGACGGGCCGGTCCTGACGGTCGGGAAGACGGCGGGCGCCCGGCGATCCATGCCCTGCACAACGGCCGGGCCCGGTGCGCCGGACGGCGGTCCTGACGGTCAGGAAGGGGATCAGGGCTGGCCGGGCGGAAGCGGATCGGGACTGCCGGGCGGGAGAAGCCGGACGAGCCGGAGCGGGTCAACGACCGCCCGGCCGGGCCGGGGGACGCCCCGGCGGGCTATGCCGCCAGGTCGTTGTGCCCGGGCCGGACACCGGGCTCCGGGATGTCGAGCATCTCGTGCTGCCGGTCCGCGGTCACGGCTCGCCGCGACCGCACGAGCCACCCCCCGGCACCCGAGCGGGAGACGGCCGAGACCAGCGGCGTGAGCAGGGCCTGCGCAAGGGGGGAGAGAAGCAACACCACCGCCGTGCCGAGCGCGAACCCGCCCACGACGTCGGTCGGGTAGTGGACTCCCATGTACACGCGGCAGAAGCCCTCGGCGAGCGCGAGGCCGATCGCCGCGAGCCCGAAGCGGCGGTTGGCGACGAACACCGCGACCCCGACGGCCATCGCCATCGTCGAGTGGTCGCTGACGAAGGAGAAGTCGGTCTTGCCGTCGACCAGGACCTCGAGCCCGTGGTGATCCAGGAACGGCCGCGGCCGTTCCACGAACCCGCGGATCGGCACATTGATCAGCAGGGCGACACCGGCGGCGAGCGGAGCCCAGACCAGCGCGGCGACCGCGCCGATCGAATCCTCGGGCGTGCCGCGCCGGCGCACGCTCCACCAGCACCACAGCCCCACGAGGACGAGGGCGAGCATGATTCCGTACTCACCGACGAACTCCATGACGCGGTCGAACCACGGCGGAGCCGACCGGGCCAGTCCGTTGATGTCGTAGAGCAGGCCGACATCCGGATTCACGCCGTCGAGTGCGAGTCCAGCCATCTGCTGCGGCCCCTTGCCTGTGTGTCGCCAGCAGCGGCGCACGCCCGTGTGCGCCGCATTCCGAGACCCCCGTGGTCGGTGCGGTGTGTACGTACTGCTCCGGTCCAGGGAACGACCCGTTCCGCGCGTACGTTCCTCTCTCCACGAAACGATCACCATGACGTTATCGAAGAGTGATGCGTCGCCCCAGTTCAGGCCGGGCCTTCACGGAGAGTTCCAGCCACGGCCGACGCTCCGTCAGCCGGCCGTCACACGGTGGACCCTGGCGGATTCGGCAGTGCCTCGGCACCGTCCTTGGTCACCCGCGTCGCACCGAAGTAGTCCGGGGTGTCGATCTTGTCGAACCGGATCACCGCCCCGGTGTACGGCGCGTTGATCATATAGCCCCCGCCGACGTACAGCCCCACGTGCCTGATGGCCCGTGAGTTGGTCAGGTCGTCGGAGAAGAACACCAGGTCCCCGGGGAGCAGTTCGTCCCGGGACGGATGCGGCCCGGCGTTGTACTGGTCGTTGGCCACGCGCGGCAGCTCGATCCCGACGGTGCGGTACGCGGCCTGCGTCAGGCCCGAGCAGTCGAACCGGCCGCCCTGCTCCGGTGTGCCGTTCCCGCCCCAGAGGTACTTCGTGCCGAGCTTCTGCTGGGCGAAGTAGATGGCCCCGGCCGCCTGCCGCGACGGCTCCACCCGCCCCACCGGCCGGGCGAAGCTCTTCTCCAGGGTCCGGATGACCTTCACGTAGTTCCGCGTCTCCTTGTACGGCGGCACCCCGCCGTACTTGATCACGGCGTACGCGCCCGCGTTGTACGCGGCCAGCATGTTGTCCGTCGGGTCGCCGGGGGCCTTCTTCACGTACCCCGCGAGCTTGCAGTCGTACGAGGCCGCCGACGGGATCGCGTCCGCGGGGTCCCACACGTCCCGGTCCCCGTCGCCGTCCCCGTCGACCCCGTGCGCCGCCCAGGTGCCGGGGATGAACTGGGCGATGCCCTGTGCGGCGGCATGGCTCTGGGCCCGCGGGTTCCAGCCGGACTCCTGGTACAGCTGCGCGGCGAGCAGCGCCGGGTTGATGGCCGGGCACAGATTGCCCCACTTCTGCACCAGCGGCTGGTACAGGGCGGGCACGGCTCCCTTGGCCAGCGCCACGGCCCCCTTCACCCCGCTCCCGAGGCCCGCGGCGGCAGAGAAGGTCCCGACGACGAGCAGGGCGAGGAAGCTCAGACAGAGCCCGACGGCCCCGCCAGCGACGAGCCACGCCTTACGCACCGTCAATCACCTTCCGCCGCACGGCAGTCCACCGATCGTCAGTGTAGGTGGGGAGGCGCCGGTTCAGGGGGCGCACGCGGGGGTCGGTGAAGCACGGGCGGACGGCCCCCCACGGAGGACGGGGGACGCCGACCCAGGGCGGGCCGGCCGGGGGCGAGGGCCGGGTCGACTCCGGGCGGGGGCGGGCTCGGGGACGAGGCCGGGGCGAAGGGGTGCCCGAGGGCTGTCCCGGCCGGTTACCGGTAGGTAGCGTGTGGCCCGTACACGTGTCTGCGGCGAGAGGCGGCCCGTCATGGCGGAACACCATGCGTTCTACGAGCGGATCTCCGAGAACCGCTTCTCGTCGACCGAGCACACCCGGGGACCCTGGGACGCCGGATCGCAGCACGCCGGCCCGCCCGCCGCCCTGCTCGGCCGCGCCCTGGAGGAGCGGCCGGACGGGCGCACCGACATGCGGCTCGCACGGGTGACGTACGAGATCGTCCGCCCCGTGCCGATCCGGCCGCTGGAGGTGACGACCACCGTCCTGCGCACCGGGCGCAACGTGGAACTCGTCGAGGCGGCGCTCGCACCCGAGGGCGCGGCACCGGTGATGTTCGCCCGCGCCCTGCGCGTCCGCACGCTCACCCGACCCGGACCGGCGGTCGCCGAGGGGCCTCAGGTGCCCTCGCCCGGAGAGACGGCAGAGACACCCTTCTTCGCCGTGCCGTGGGACGTGGGCTACCACACGTCCATGGAAACCCGGTTCACCGAGGGGACCTTCCGGGAGCAGGGCCCCGGGACCTGCTGGATGCGGATGAGGACGCCGCTCGTCGCGGGCGAGGAGGTCCGCCCGCTGGACCGCGTCCTGGTGGCGGCCGACTCCGGCAACGGCATCAGCAACGTCCTCGACTTCGAGCGCCATGTGTTCGTGAACGCCGATCTGACGGTCCATCTGCACCGGCACCCGGTCGGCGAATGGGTCTGCGTCG
It contains:
- a CDS encoding thioesterase family protein, translated to MAEHHAFYERISENRFSSTEHTRGPWDAGSQHAGPPAALLGRALEERPDGRTDMRLARVTYEIVRPVPIRPLEVTTTVLRTGRNVELVEAALAPEGAAPVMFARALRVRTLTRPGPAVAEGPQVPSPGETAETPFFAVPWDVGYHTSMETRFTEGTFREQGPGTCWMRMRTPLVAGEEVRPLDRVLVAADSGNGISNVLDFERHVFVNADLTVHLHRHPVGEWVCVEARTSVDPAGIGLADARLHDEKGPIGRSAQSLFVAPR
- a CDS encoding NlpC/P60 family protein codes for the protein MRKAWLVAGGAVGLCLSFLALLVVGTFSAAAGLGSGVKGAVALAKGAVPALYQPLVQKWGNLCPAINPALLAAQLYQESGWNPRAQSHAAAQGIAQFIPGTWAAHGVDGDGDGDRDVWDPADAIPSAASYDCKLAGYVKKAPGDPTDNMLAAYNAGAYAVIKYGGVPPYKETRNYVKVIRTLEKSFARPVGRVEPSRQAAGAIYFAQQKLGTKYLWGGNGTPEQGGRFDCSGLTQAAYRTVGIELPRVANDQYNAGPHPSRDELLPGDLVFFSDDLTNSRAIRHVGLYVGGGYMINAPYTGAVIRFDKIDTPDYFGATRVTKDGAEALPNPPGSTV
- a CDS encoding DUF47 domain-containing protein, with amino-acid sequence MRFRLTPRETSFYDMFAASADNIVTGSKLLMELLGADGPARAEIAERMRAAEHAGDDATHAIFHQLNSSFITPFDREDIYSLASSLDDIMDFMEEAVDLVVLYNIEELPKGVEQQIEVLARAAELTAEAMPHLRTMDNLTEYWIEVNRLENQADQIHRKLLAHLFNGKYDAIEVLKLKQIVDVLEEAADAFEHVANTVETIAVKES
- a CDS encoding metal-sensitive transcriptional regulator, which encodes MTTTDTAGGLPVTAHEEPGHDQGVHGYHKQKDEHLKRLRRIEGQIRGLQRMVDEDTYCIDILTQVSASTKALQSFALQLLEEHLRHCVADAALKGGDEIDTKVEEATKAIARLLRT
- a CDS encoding phosphatase PAP2 family protein, producing MAGLALDGVNPDVGLLYDINGLARSAPPWFDRVMEFVGEYGIMLALVLVGLWCWWSVRRRGTPEDSIGAVAALVWAPLAAGVALLINVPIRGFVERPRPFLDHHGLEVLVDGKTDFSFVSDHSTMAMAVGVAVFVANRRFGLAAIGLALAEGFCRVYMGVHYPTDVVGGFALGTAVVLLLSPLAQALLTPLVSAVSRSGAGGWLVRSRRAVTADRQHEMLDIPEPGVRPGHNDLAA